Part of the Apteryx mantelli isolate bAptMan1 unplaced genomic scaffold, bAptMan1.hap1 HAP1_SCAFFOLD_122, whole genome shotgun sequence genome is shown below.
cctgggagCAATTGAGGGTGACTGGGGGCaacttggggggggctgggggcaattggggggggctgggggcagcaggggggaCCCTGGGGCAACGGTGGGGTCCtagggctgggggcggggccctAGGGAGGAGGGAGTGGGGCCTcagggctgggggcggggctagGAGGAGGTGGGTGGGGCTGCTGTAGGGCTGGCCCCTCCCCCTTGTGCAGAGCCCCGCCCTGCCCGTTGCTGGCCCCTGCCCACCCACCAAGACCCGCCCACCCTGCCCGGTGGGGATTGGGTGGGGCTGTGGCCTGCCTTTGATGTCATCGGTGCCCCTGTCCTGGAGGCGGGGCTTGTTAGGGAGGGGTGGTTCCCTTATGCAAATGAGTTGAATGTTTGAGGTGTGGCTATGCAAATGAGCAGCACCCAGCGCCATGCAAATAAAGTGGTTATTGTGCATATAATGGAAGGAGTTGTGCAAATGTGATGGGTGGAGCTAATTATGCAAAGCAACTGGGTATCAGCTCATTAATCAGTTGCTCATTATGCAAATGAGGGGGCCAGTCCCCTGGGTTGTGGCTAGCATGCAAATGAGGGGGTGAGCATGCAAATTGGGTAGGCTGGGGTGGCCACTGGGTCATTATGCAAATGAGCACCAGAGGGTGGGGCTATGCAAATGTACAGGCTGTCAGGAAGTGGGGCTGGTCATGCAAATGAGGGGAGGGGTGGGGCCAGATATGCAAATGAGCAGAGCACCCTGGGGGGTGGGGCCAGGTAGGCAAAGAGGGGAAGGCTGGAGGAGGAGCCAGCCTGGCCATGCAAACGAGTGATACATTGGAGGGGAGGGGCCAGGCATGCAAATGAGCAGAACGCCagcggtgggggcggggccgcccaTGCAAAtgagcccgcggcggcggggtaGAGGGCGGTAggagcggcgagcggcggcgccccgccccgcccctccggcgTGACCCCGCCCCTCGTGCCGACGTCACTTCCTCCGCGCTCCCAGGCCAGAAAATGTCGGGGCTGCGGCTGGACCTGGGCCCGGCCAAGGAGCCGCTGGGGCTGGTGCGGGGCCTCCAGTGGGTGCGTGGCCGCggcgactgggagcactgggaagggcTGGGAGCGTTACTGGgcgggactgggagcactgggaagggcTGGGAGTGTTACTGGGTGGGACCGGGAGCTGCAAGTGGGCCTGGGAGCGttactgggggggactgggagcactgggaatgGCGGGGGGGGGACTGTGAAGGGCTGGGAGCGttactgggggggactgggagctgCAAGTGGGCCTGGGAGCGttactgggggggactgggagcactgggaatgGCGGGGGGGGGACTGTGAAGGGCTGGGAGCGttactgggggggactgggagcactgggaatggtgtgggggggaactgggaggctGCGAGTGGGCCTGGGAGCGTTACTGGGGGGGGACTGGGGCAACTGGGAATGGCGGAGGGGGGCCTGGGAGGCTGCATGTGGGCCTGGGAGGGTTACTGGGggagactgggagcactgggaagggcTGGGAGTGTTACTGGGTGGGACCGGGAGCTGCAAGTGGGCCTGGGAGCGTTACTGGGGGGGGACTGGGGCAACTGGGaatggtgggggggggaggactgGGAGACTGCAAGTGAGCCTGGGAACGttactgggggggactgggggacACTGGGTTGGCTGGGGGGGttactgggagggactgggaggcactgggctTGCTGGGGGGTTACTGGAGGGACTGGGGGCCCTGGGCTTGCTGGGGGGTGttactgggagggactgggaggcactggaatTGCTGGGGGGGGGTTACTGGGGGGCAGGAGCATTGCAGTAATTAACCCTAATAAATTACAACTAATGCAAAAATTTGTTGTTTTTAGTGTTAATAGTGGGAAATAGCAACTATTTTCCGTGCTAATAACCCCTAATAACAATTATTAGCACTTATTAACGAGCAATAGCGGAAACTGTGGGTATCTTATTCCTCATCTATCGCTATTAACGTTAATAGCTGCGACAACAACCGTTAGTAAATCACTATTATCCCCAAATTGTCAGTAATTCTTGTGCGTCAGAGCTTAATGATGCTTATCGATAATTACTGCTTATCCTTGATTATCTATTGGATAATTACTGCTGGTTATTCCTGCCAACTTAAGGCAATTTTTAATAATTACGGaatctttattaatttattactGCTTATTAAAGGTTACTTTTACTGTGTATTATTAGGAATTATTGTGAATATTCACTGATATGCCGCATTATTTGCAATAATTAACGGCAACTATCGCTGCTAATTAGCGCTGGCCGTCGTTAGGCGGAAGGGAGTACCGATAGCGACGATAATTAATACTATTTGGGCTGGCTCGTGCCGTTAACAGGGTTCATCCTCCCGGGGGGCACCTTGCGGCCCGTAATCGTGAGGTTTTGGTTAATAATTTGTGAAATAACTAAACATTATTAGCCAAAAATTAGCACTAATAACCGCAGGAAAAGCTGGAAATTGGGGTTGGTGATTGTAGCGGGGTTGATTTTTATAGCGACTATTTCCTGGCTGCGATAGTTCTGGTTTTCGAAGTGATAATTTTTAACTAAATTacaatattttcaattttttttgctattaatCTTCCCGAAAATGCTcgattttcattaaaaatcttgCTGATGGTGCTAATTCTTAGCTAATAATTAGCACCGTCATTTTAATTTCTCCTTGCGACCCCCCCCCCGATAGATTCGCTCGTTGGCGGATAATTTCTGGCTAAATCCTTGCGGTGGCTTctgcatctccttttttttttcttaaaaaaacccctttttctcccttcccccccccccccccgctgcagaTTTTCTCCATTTTCGCCTTCGCCACGTGCGGCGGCTACAGCGGCGACGTCTCCTTCTGGGTGAGCTGCTTCGGCGGCCGCAACACCACCGTGACGGCGACGTTCGGTTACCCCTTTCGGTGAGTTTCCTGGTCTACGAAGGGTTTTGGGGGATCTTCAGAAGGTCCAAGAGGGGACGGGAAGGTCCCTCAAACCTTCTGGAGAGCGTTGGCCTCATGGGTGGCCACCAGCACCCCTAGGATGTGGTTGATGGGAAAATGCAGGTCTGCGAAGGGTTTGGGGGAGTCCTAAAAGGTCCAAGAGGGGATGGGAAGGTCCCTCAAACCTTCTGGAGAGCGTTGGCCTCACGGGTGACCACCAGCACCCGTAGAACGTGGTTGATAGGGAAACACGGGTCTGCGAAGGGTTTTGGGGAGTCCTAGAAGGTCCAAGAGGGGATGGGAAGGTGCCCTCAAGCCtgatggagaggaggagaggtgaTGATGGGTTTGAGAGCCGTACGGGTGGCCACCAGCACCCATAGGCCATAACCGATGGAAGGTGGAGGCCTACGAAGGGTGTGGAGGGGGGCGAGGATGACGCCCTCGGCCGCGGGACAGGAGCTGAGCGATGCCACCACCCCTCTTGGCCAGGTTGAACTACGCCGTCTTCGCCCCCTCGCTGACGAAGCTCTGCAACCAGACGTGGGCCAACGACGTGCACCTGGTGGGCGACTTCTCCTCCGCTGCCCAGTTCTTCGTCACCGTGGCCGTCTTCGCCTTCCTCTACAGCATGGCCGCCCTCGCCCTCTACCTGGGCTACTTCCACCTCTACCGCGGCGCCGGCGGGAAGCTGCCCATGGTGGTGAgtcctggggagggggacaaCCCCTGGGTGGGGGGGGCCCTGCCGCCATtttgggggaggggtggggggtagATCTTTTGGCTGGACTACAGCTCCCAGAATGCTTTGTGTGTGCTCCACATGGGGGGCATCATGGGAGTTGTAGTCCTGGCCACTACCTAGCTCTCTCGTGCTCCTGGCTGGCCTGTGTTTCCCATGGTGCCCCAGAGCTTGAGGAGCATCATGGGAGTTGTAGTCCTGGCCACCGCCCAGCTCCTTTTGGCCCTCTCCAGCTGCTCTGCGTTTCCCATGGTGCACCAGAGCTCCAGGGGCATCATGGGAGTTGTAGTCctggccaccacccagctccctTTTGTGCTCCAGGCTGGTCTGTGTTTCCCATGATGCATTAGAGCTTGAGGAGCATCATGGGAGTTGTAGTCCTGGTCACCACCCAGGTCCTTTTGGTCTTCTCCAGCTGCTCTGCGTTTCCCATGGTGCACTAGAGCTTGAGGAGCATCATGGGAGTTGTAGTCctggccaccacccagctccttTTGGCCCTCTCCAGCTGCTCTGCGTTTCCCATGGTGCACCAGAGCTCCAGGGGCATCATGGGAGTTGTAGTCctggccaccacccagctccctTTTGTGCTCCAGGCTGGTCTGTGTTTCCCATGATGCATTAGAGCTTGAGGAGCATCATGGGAGTTGTAGTCCTGGTCACCACCCAGGTCCTTTTGGTCCTCTCCAGCTGCTCTGCGTTTCCCATGGTGCACTAGAGCTTGAGGAGCATCATGGGAGTTGTAGTCCTGGCCACCGCCCAGCTCCTTTTGGCCCTCTCCAGCTGCTCTGCGTTTCCCATGGTGCAGCAGAGCTCCAGGGGCATCATGGGAGTTGTAGTCCTGGCCACCACCCAGCTCTTTTTTACCTTCTCCAGCTGGCCTACATTTCCCATGGTGCACCAGAGCTCCAGGGGCATCATGGGAGTTGTAGTCCTGTAGTTTCCCTTCCTCCCTATAGGGCCAATCCTCTGGTAAGGTGGTGACTCCCATGATGCACTGCCTCATTGGCTGGACTACGACTCCCAGGAGCCTTTGCGGTGCCTCCTCCCCAGCCCCGAGCTGTGATGCATCGTGGGGGTTGTAGTCCCGTTGCTCCTCCCTTACTAGAAATACCCCCCCAAGTGGGGGCCCTGTGCCcatggtggggggaggaggaaggggcatTTTAGGGGGAGGttgggggtggtttgggggggacggggcattttgggggggggtcagTAACCCCCTCCGAATTTCTCTCTTGCTGCTGCCGTGGACAGGAGTTGGGGTAAgcaccttctcctccctttttgggggggttttatCCCCACCCCGATCACCGGAAGGGGGCAGGGTTTTGGAGGGAACAACCCCTtgtgttggggaggggggggactcCAAGAATTGGGGTTCACCCCCCAgctgtgggggagggggggaaggtcTCCACCTTCCCAGGCCCCACGTTTTTTGgggtcccctctggctcctgCAGGGCTGGAGGTGTCCCCCCATCCCCAGGTTTTGGGGGTCCCTCAGCTTGGTGGGACTCTGGGTGCCCCCAGGAATTGGGGTTTGTCCCTTCTGCATCAGGTTTTGGGGTCCCCAAGATCTGAAGGACTTGAGGTGCCCCCCAAGAATTGGAGTCCGTCCACTCCGACTCaggttttggggtcccccagGTTGGTGGGACTCAAGGTGGCCTCCAGGTCCCCTGTCTCCTCCCAGGACTCCCCAAATTTTTGGGGTCCCCCTAACCCCGCCGTTTCCCGCCTCCCCACCCAGGACTTCGCGGTCACCTTGGTCTTCTCCTTCCTGTGGCTTGTGAGCACCTCGGCGTGGGCCAAGGCCCTCACGGACGTGAAGACCTCGACCGGGGCCTCCCTGCCCGACTGccacccgcccgccgccgcctgcttCCCCGCGGGCGTCAGCCCCATGGGCTCCCTCAACGTCTCCGTGGTGGGTCCCGGGGTGGGAGAAACCGAGGTGGGGGCTGGAGACGCGGGAGGCCGTTGGGGAGAAACCGAGGTTTTGTGGGCGCCCGCGGGGTTTTGGAGGAGGAaatgggtggtggtggtggcggtggtgggttTTCGGGAGGTCTCTCAcgccgtcccatcccgtccccctTCCCGCAGGTCTTCGGCTTCCTCAACCTGGTGCTCTGGGCCGGCAGCTCCTGGTTCGTCTACAAGGAGACCAACCtccaccgcccgccgccgccgccccccgccgccccctccgccgcgccgggggccatGTAACCTCCCCCGGCGTCCCCCTGGCACGGCTCCGcggtgcatccccccccccccccagcttcccGGCCCCCTCGTCCCCACCGCGTGGTTGTCACCAGCGCCGTCTTGAGCCCTACTCTAGGGAGATGCCGCCACGTTCTCcttctatttttttgttgttgttgtttttgccaaATTTGGAGTGTTTCGGGATATTTTGGGGCTTGGTGGGGTGGGTTTTTTAAGCTTATTTTATTGCGGGAGGCGGCCGGCGGGAGGCGCCGGTGTGGCCCCGGGTGGAAGGGGGAGGATGTTctgtggggtggggtgggtggcGACCGGCCACGGCCGTGTGGGTTGgctgctgggtggggggggggggggggcctgtggGCGGGGTGGCGTCCACCCCTCGGCGTGGGCATGGTTGGGCGGCGTTGGTTTGGCCTCCTCCGGTTGGCCCCGGGCATGGATCAAGCTGCGGTTGGAACAGGCTCCAGGGTGAGGTGGGGACGTGGAAGAAGAGGTTGGACCAACCTCAGTTGGCCTTAGCCTGGTCCCTCCTCCGGCCTCTTTCGGTTGGCCTGGGTAGGGATGGGCTCGAGCTGGTCAACTTGGGTTGACCATTGGTTACTTGGGTTGGCCCAGGCTTGGTTTGGCCTCGTCTCGTCGGCCTATCGCAGATCTCGGTTGACTATCGGTGGTTGCTCGGTCTGGGCATGGGGTTGGCGCAGGCATGGATTGGCccattctggtggtctgggtagGGATTGGTTTTGAGCTGGTCAAGACCTGGTTGACCATCGGTTAGTTGGGATTGGCCCATATTTGGTTTGGCTTCATCTCATTGGCCTGTCACAGAGCTGGGTTGACCATTGGTGGTTGCCTGGTCCAGACATGAGGTTGGTCATCACTGGCTGGGTTGGCCCATTATGGTGACCTGGGTAGGGATTGGTTCCAGCTGGTCAAGACCTGGGTTGACCGTTGGTTAGTTGGTTTCTCCTCATCTCGTTGGCCTGTCCCAGATCTTGGTTGACCATTGGTGGTTGCTTGGTCCAGATGCGAGGTTGGTCATCACTAGCTGGGTTGGCGCAGGCCTGGATAGGCCCGTTCCAGCTGGCCTAGGCAGGGATCGGGTCAAGTTGGTCAAGACCTGACTTGACCGTTGGTTCGCTGGGACCAGCCTTTGGTTGGTGCCTTCTCGTTGGCCTGTTGCAGACCTGGGTTGGCCACTGGTGGCTGGACTGGCGTGTTGTGGTTGGCCTGGGTAGGGATCGGGTTGCTAGTTAAGACCTGAGTTGAGTTGGTCAAGACCAGACTGGGCCATCGGTGGGTGGTTTGATCCAGATCTGGGCCTGACCATTGGTGGTTGACTTGGGGCAGGCCTGGATTGGTCTCTTCCAGTTGACGCAGCGAAGAGCTGTTTGGCCGTTGGTGGTTTCTTCAATCAAGACCGTGGTTGGCTGGTGGTGGCTGGGTTGGTTTTGGCTTTGGTTGATCTCCTCCAGTTGGGTTCTTCCAGGCCTTGCTTGACCTGGTGGTGGTGGTTGGCTCGGCCCGAAGCTTGGTATCTTCCAATTGGCCCCTTCAAGACCCGGCTTGATGGTTGGGTTTGCGTCTTCCCAGTTGGGTCCTTCAAGACCTGGAGTGACCACTGGTGATTGGCTTGGTCCGGATCAACCAGGCGTTCTCCGGTTGGCTTGTTCCTGACTGAGGTTTCCCATTGGTGGTTGAGTAGGTTGAAGGTGGCCACAAGCTTGGAGCCGGCTCTTCCCGTTGGGTCCTCGTAGACGTTGACCGTTGGGAGCCGGCTTGACCACCTCAGTCGAGGCCGAGTTGCTCCTGGTCCCCTTCCACCTCCTTCCTCTCAGGGCTCCACCCATGGGTGTCGGGTGCCCCCCGGCACCTCCTGGCCTGGGTCCCCAACTCCTCCTGCCCTCGGGGACCCGGCAGGGACAAACACTATAAGCTCTGCTGTCACCTTGGTGCTCCACCGCTTCGGTCCCGCTTTGGTGGGCGGAGTTAAGGTGACGGCGGCTCGCCGGAGCCGGGGGAGAACCTGCGGGTGAGCAGAGTTGAGGTGATGGCTGCTGTCCTCCTCACCCCCTTCCTGCTGTTACGTGATGTCCCCCCGTGCCACCTTCTctccccctggggggggggtccctgtcccccctcccccctctttcTGCAATTGCCTCAATAAAGAGATTGTTGGAGAACCCCCAAAATCCATGTTGGGAAGGTCCTGGGCTCCAGGGGACCCTGTAGGGTGGGAGGTTGGGGACGGATTTGGGGAGGGGTCACGTCTGCTGGTGGGGGTGGGCAGAGACGGACTCAGGGCTGGTTTTGCTCCCGGTTTGTCGTCCCCTCCCCAAATccgtgtcctccccccccccccccgtcttcgTGTTGCAGTTGGTGGTGGCTTGGATCTGGTCCGTGTCCTCTCCTGTCGCCGTGTCCCTAGTTGTGGTCCATGGTGGCCCAGATCCACGTCACTAGTCGTGGTGACCTGGATCAGTGTTCCTATGTCCCTCGTCATGGTCTGTGGTTGCCCAGATCTATGTCCTCACGTCCCTAGTTGTGGTCCGTGGTGGCCTGGCTCCATGTCCCTACTTGTGGTCTTTGGTGGCCTGCATCCACGTCCGTAGTTGTGGTGGCCCAGATCCATATCGCCAGTTGTGGTCCGTGGTGGCCTGGATCCATGTCCTCATGTCCCTACTTGTGGTCTTTGGTGGCCCAGATCCATATTGCAGTTGTGGTCTGTGGTGGCCTGCATCCATAACCCCATGTCCGTAGCTGTGGTGGCCCAGATCTGCGTTGCCCCGTTGGGGTCTGTGGTGGCCCGGCTCTGTCCCTAGTTCCTATTCATGGTGTCGAGGATCCAGCCCACGTAGTTGCACACCCGCGTGTAGACCCCCGGGTGCCCAGGGAGGGCGCAGGTCTGCAGCCCCCATGACACGATGCCTTGGAGGGTCCCGTTGCAGGACAGCGGCCCCCCGGAGTCAccctggggggaggagggacagtgttggggggggggggacatcttGGGGGCAGGTCCTGGGGATGAGGGGAGACATTTTGGGAGGAGGGTTCCAGGCCTGACGGACATCTTGGAGGGATATCCCAAGGTTGGGGGATGTCCTAAGGGCTCCCGGGGTGGAGAAACATCTCAAGGGGGTTTCTGGGGCTGGGGGACTTCTCAGGGGGGTAGTCCCAGGGCCAGGAGATGTCTtctgggtgggtgggggggggttgttcccAGGCTGGGGGACATGGCAGGGAGGTCCTGGAGCCGAGGAACCCCCTTGAAGCCATGGAAGGAGAAGCTCCCTGGGCTGAAGGacacgtggggctggggggccatCAAGGtgggccggggaggggggtggATCTTGAGGTTGGGTGGCCGTGGGCTGGGAGctgtggattgggggggggggagggggcaatcCTGCATTTGAGGGGGGTCCTGGGAGCTGGGTGGGCAAGGACACGGCGTGGGGAGGGGACGGTCCCAGGCCTCGAGGACCTTCTGCCCCAAGAAGGGGCAACAAGTTGAGGAGTTCCTTGTTCTCGAGGGAGAATTTGAGGGAGCGTCCTGGTTTTTTGTGGGGGCAGTAATGAGTTTTGGGGGGTCCCGGTGGGGGGGGGACGATgacgcggggcggggggggggaaggtcccGGCACCTGGCAGGAGTCGACGTGCTGGTGGCGCACGCCGGCGCAGAGCATGTTGCGGGTGATGCGGCTCGGGTAGGCCTGGCGGCAGTACTCGTCGGGGGAAGATCTCCACGTAGGCGCAGATCAGCTGCCGGGGCTGGGACActgcgggggtgggggggtgatggggggcGTCAGGGGGGTGGGGGACACCCCCGGGGGCAGCAGGACCTTACTCTTGGCTTACTCTTGGCTTACTCGTGGCTTTAACTCCGCTTTTTGCCCTAATTATGACCTTAGTCCGGGCTTAACTGCGAACTTAGTCCGGATTTAGCTCCGTCTTCGCCTTAGCTGTGACCTTAGTCCAGGCTTAACTGCGACTCCGTGATTTACTCCGCCCTTACTCGGGCTTACTATGACTCCGGCTTTGCTATCGCTTTAGTCTGGGCTTTGCTGTGACTTTGTCTTTACTCTGACCTTGTTCTGGGCTTTGCTATGACTCTGCTAGGGCTTTACTCTGGGTTTAACTAGGACTTTGCCTCTACTCTGACCTTACCATGACTTTGCCGTTACTCCGACCTTACCCCGGCCATTACTCCAGGTTTACCACGACTTCACC
Proteins encoded:
- the LOC106499373 gene encoding synaptophysin-like protein 1 — its product is MSGLRLDLGPAKEPLGLVRGLQWIFSIFAFATCGGYSGDVSFWVSCFGGRNTTVTATFGYPFRLNYAVFAPSLTKLCNQTWANDVHLVGDFSSAAQFFVTVAVFAFLYSMAALALYLGYFHLYRGAGGKLPMVDFAVTLVFSFLWLVSTSAWAKALTDVKTSTGASLPDCHPPAAACFPAGVSPMGSLNVSVVFGFLNLVLWAGSSWFVYKETNLHRPPPPPPAAPSAAPGAM